A genome region from Flavobacterium sp. CFS9 includes the following:
- a CDS encoding copper resistance protein NlpE encodes MKKLFIFSALFSLLLSCNTKTTKENNTTNKETVTKTNNSFSKTAIYEGIIPCADCSGIQMTLKIYTDYSVSQNNKFELISVYQGKEPGNVFTQKGNFNTERGLDKDPDGTIYVLNWDQPEEKQLYYGYYSSNPEKIYLLDKDRKRIKSNLNYFLTLKK; translated from the coding sequence ATGAAAAAGTTATTTATCTTTTCGGCTCTATTTTCTCTGCTACTGTCCTGCAATACAAAAACAACTAAAGAAAACAACACTACAAACAAGGAAACGGTCACTAAAACCAACAACAGTTTCAGCAAAACAGCAATCTATGAAGGAATAATTCCGTGCGCTGATTGTAGCGGAATTCAAATGACCTTGAAAATCTACACCGATTATAGCGTTTCACAGAACAATAAATTTGAACTAATAAGTGTCTATCAGGGAAAAGAACCCGGAAATGTCTTTACCCAGAAAGGTAATTTTAATACCGAAAGAGGATTAGATAAAGATCCGGACGGTACAATTTATGTCTTAAACTGGGATCAGCCGGAGGAAAAACAACTGTACTATGGCTATTATAGTTCAAATCCTGAAAAGATCTATCTACTGGATAAAGACAGAAAAAGGATTAAATCTAATCTAAATTACTTTTTGACTTTAAAGAAATAA
- a CDS encoding iron chelate uptake ABC transporter family permease subunit: MFFLDISLGSVIIPFKEVYNSMTGSHASKSTWEYIIVNYRLPKAITAMLVGIGLSVSGLLMQTLFRNPLAGPDVLGLSSGAILAVAIVILGAGFLPSFLNSILLSPYAIVLASTIGSVLVLLLVLLVAQRLRNTMAILIVGLMFGSFTSAIVGVLTYFSSAEQLQKFTFWSLGSLGNLSWTSISILAVCVAFGLFLSAGSIKPLNALLLGENYAKSMGLNYKRARLIIIFATSILAGSVTAFAGPVAFIGLAVPHIAKLTFQTSNHTVLYWSTFFYGGIIMLFCDMASQMPGLETTLPINAITSIIGAPIVVWLLMRKRNFQ, encoded by the coding sequence ATGTTCTTTTTAGACATTAGCTTGGGATCCGTAATCATACCTTTTAAGGAAGTGTATAACAGTATGACGGGAAGCCATGCCAGTAAATCGACTTGGGAATATATTATTGTCAATTATCGTCTGCCTAAGGCTATTACAGCCATGTTGGTGGGTATTGGTTTATCGGTGAGCGGTTTGCTGATGCAGACTTTGTTTAGAAACCCGTTGGCAGGACCAGATGTTTTAGGTTTAAGTTCGGGAGCAATTCTGGCAGTTGCGATAGTGATTTTAGGGGCAGGTTTTCTGCCTTCATTTTTAAACTCGATTTTATTGTCGCCGTATGCAATTGTACTGGCTTCGACAATAGGAAGTGTTTTGGTTTTATTACTCGTTTTACTGGTAGCACAGCGTTTACGAAATACGATGGCAATTTTAATTGTCGGATTAATGTTTGGGAGTTTTACCAGTGCTATTGTTGGGGTGCTGACCTATTTTAGTTCGGCAGAACAATTACAAAAATTTACCTTCTGGTCTTTGGGAAGTCTTGGAAATCTTTCGTGGACTTCAATTTCGATTTTGGCGGTTTGTGTTGCTTTTGGTCTGTTTTTGAGTGCCGGAAGTATTAAACCTTTAAATGCCTTGCTTTTAGGGGAAAATTATGCCAAAAGTATGGGGTTGAATTACAAGAGAGCCCGATTGATAATTATTTTCGCTACAAGTATTCTGGCCGGAAGTGTCACTGCTTTTGCAGGACCGGTTGCTTTTATTGGTCTGGCAGTGCCACACATTGCAAAACTCACTTTTCAGACGAGTAACCACACGGTTTTATACTGGAGTACATTTTTTTACGGAGGAATAATTATGTTGTTTTGCGATATGGCCTCACAAATGCCGGGACTAGAAACCACACTGCCTATTAATGCAATTACTTCTATAATTGGTGCTCCAATTGTTGTTTGGCTGCTCATGCGTAAAAGAAATTTCCAGTAA
- the cobT gene encoding nicotinate-nucleotide--dimethylbenzimidazole phosphoribosyltransferase codes for MSHLDDILKSRRDTRHFTNDEVPDEVIQKALQAGHWAPSVGLTDATRYYLIKSPAVKSAIKNLFLDYNKKAEELTDSHEQKEHYKSLKLEAIEEAPIGLIIAYDRSVLNQFTIGTVGSNEAVKFSSVCAAQNIWLSLTEQGYGMGWVSILNYYQFKKILDLPENIEPLGYFCIGKPATNYDNQPMLQQLHWKQKSEAPDCTEIKTTVENLIPDLNLSPKTEQSKDFNFSTQLQDKIDSKTKPIGALGTLETLAFQMGTVFETLNPKIINPAIVVFAADHGIANHGVSAYPQDVTRQMVTNFLEGGAAINVFCKQNDIQLSIVDAGVNYDFPTNANLINAKIAKGTQSFLHLPAMSEAELQLCFEKGKTIVEDLARKGSNCIGFGEMGIGNTSTASVLMSLLTGFSIEECVGKGTGVEDEKLLQKQNLLRKAIENYTGPAELKQQLAYFGGFEIIQIASGMLTAFENNMLLLVDGFICSTAFLIASKINPAIHKNAIFCHCSAEKAHQKLLDYLNAKPILNLDLRLGEGTGCAIAFPILKSAEVFLNEMASFESAGVSRK; via the coding sequence ATGAGCCATTTAGACGATATCCTAAAATCACGTCGTGATACCCGCCATTTTACAAATGACGAAGTTCCTGATGAAGTCATTCAGAAAGCACTTCAGGCCGGACATTGGGCACCGTCAGTTGGATTAACAGATGCTACCCGATATTATCTTATTAAGTCTCCTGCTGTTAAAAGTGCCATCAAAAATCTTTTTTTAGATTATAACAAAAAGGCCGAGGAACTTACTGACAGTCACGAACAAAAGGAGCACTATAAATCCTTAAAACTGGAGGCAATCGAAGAAGCTCCAATCGGGCTCATTATTGCCTATGACCGATCTGTACTGAACCAATTTACCATTGGAACGGTTGGCAGCAATGAAGCGGTAAAATTCAGTTCGGTTTGTGCTGCTCAAAATATTTGGCTCTCTCTCACTGAGCAGGGTTACGGAATGGGCTGGGTGTCTATTCTAAACTATTATCAATTTAAAAAGATTCTCGATTTACCTGAAAATATTGAGCCGTTAGGGTACTTCTGCATCGGAAAACCTGCTACGAATTATGATAATCAACCCATGCTGCAGCAATTGCACTGGAAACAAAAATCAGAGGCTCCGGATTGTACAGAAATCAAAACTACCGTTGAAAATCTAATTCCGGATTTAAATTTAAGTCCAAAAACAGAACAGTCAAAAGATTTTAATTTCAGCACTCAGCTACAAGACAAAATAGATTCGAAGACCAAACCCATTGGCGCTCTGGGAACTCTTGAGACTTTAGCCTTTCAGATGGGAACTGTTTTTGAAACGTTAAACCCAAAAATCATAAATCCTGCTATCGTCGTTTTTGCTGCCGATCATGGCATTGCCAATCATGGCGTAAGCGCTTACCCGCAGGATGTCACAAGACAAATGGTGACTAATTTTCTGGAAGGCGGAGCTGCTATTAATGTCTTCTGTAAGCAAAATGACATTCAGTTATCCATTGTTGATGCTGGTGTTAATTATGATTTTCCAACCAATGCCAACCTGATTAACGCCAAAATAGCCAAAGGAACGCAATCCTTTCTACACCTTCCCGCAATGAGTGAAGCAGAGTTACAATTGTGTTTTGAAAAAGGAAAAACGATTGTGGAAGACCTTGCAAGAAAAGGCTCCAATTGTATTGGTTTTGGCGAAATGGGAATTGGAAACACCTCTACCGCCTCGGTATTGATGAGTCTTCTAACCGGATTCTCTATCGAAGAATGTGTTGGAAAAGGAACGGGTGTTGAAGATGAAAAATTACTTCAAAAACAAAACTTACTGCGAAAAGCTATTGAAAATTATACCGGTCCGGCCGAGTTAAAACAACAGCTGGCTTATTTTGGAGGTTTTGAAATTATACAAATTGCCAGCGGAATGTTAACTGCTTTTGAGAACAACATGCTCCTTCTGGTGGATGGCTTTATTTGCAGTACGGCCTTTTTAATCGCTTCAAAAATAAATCCTGCTATTCATAAAAATGCAATCTTCTGTCATTGTTCCGCTGAAAAAGCGCATCAGAAATTATTAGATTATTTAAATGCTAAACCTATTCTGAATCTGGATTTACGGTTGGGTGAAGGTACAGGCTGCGCGATCGCCTTTCCAATTCTGAAATCAGCTGAAGTTTTTCTGAATGAAATGGCCAGTTTTGAAAGCGCGGGAGTGAGCAGGAAATAA
- a CDS encoding DUF5522 domain-containing protein yields MNPIKTKVCSSCESSFSCGDTSNENKCWCNDFPPIFNLSEGGDCLCPVCFKEACEDKIDAYVETLTPQKALKNKAISLPKQEKLIEGIDYYLEDGNYVFKAWFHLKRGSCCGNECRHCPY; encoded by the coding sequence ATGAATCCCATAAAAACCAAAGTCTGCTCGAGCTGTGAATCTTCTTTCAGCTGTGGAGATACTTCAAATGAAAACAAGTGTTGGTGTAATGATTTCCCCCCTATTTTTAATCTTTCCGAAGGAGGCGATTGCCTTTGCCCCGTTTGCTTTAAAGAAGCCTGTGAAGATAAAATTGACGCTTACGTAGAAACGCTTACCCCGCAAAAAGCACTTAAAAATAAAGCCATATCTTTACCCAAACAAGAAAAGCTAATCGAGGGAATTGATTATTATTTAGAAGACGGAAATTATGTTTTTAAAGCCTGGTTTCACTTAAAAAGAGGAAGCTGCTGCGGAAACGAATGCCGGCATTGCCCTTATTAA
- a CDS encoding T9SS type A sorting domain-containing protein, with the protein MKKLYLSRQLLAFLCFFGCCSLSLVAQTMPAAQTLPYTQNFDALVAGSTAYPAGFQGWSAASTQNTGVYNTTLVGDKNLTANGTAAVNGGNIYNYNGKIGFLNTTSVDLTIGFAFSSLNNKAIKVEYDAMIIRNVFDGTTNNRLQELALQYRVGTTGAFVTVSSSSQVYSNSSTTQQTSAVTTPLDNKTTRIIVTLPSDCDNQAIVQIRWIARLKSGSTGSRQSFAIDNIDVRSDIVAPINGVGYPKTDTVLSDSFNFLNQLNETGKTYFVLLPSGSAEPTAAQIKLGLDANGTAALQSGILDVTDASQVYTKSFTGLTSNTSYSVYSVSEDTAGNIQATVNKIDVTTSNVVVPVLSTSSSTLDLGFSESNFDSDNFSYQIQGTNISTPVTVTATGKFTISKDGTTFGTSVSYPAVDFASGATPTVYVRFTPDAIGSFSGQITHDATGATTKTVTLTGVGIDPYQQGFNDANVLSNSGWTQYNVAGTANKWTSTTVARNINSGTGAVIMNGYSDSGASKDWLISPKLRLDNTAKFDKAILLSFYSRKFYAGTDLKLMVSTDYDGKSNPENATWTVIDGKFPTITGTYTQSQYIKLDSYKTSHTYLAWVYETTAGGANNAAEWSFDDFAITNATGYIDANPVLDFGDVNVNGVSGTEAFSLKAEGYGDITVTAPADFQLSLDGTSFQSTVVVSSADAATNKKIYARFVPSVKALTISGVLTVTGTALNKQIGSFTGSSIPKADTFDIVTYNLEFFGTDVKDKSNKEFGPIDDALQIENVAKVMNKLNADVYVVQEVSDEPALDALVQKISVNGKTFDKVISPSWSYSFNPADPNFPPQKLVVIYNTQTATVKNTKVMFKDLYDQLRAKTVTLNNYPSPDGDNGDFFSSGRLPYMVQIETNIGGVKKLLNLVDLHARANSGSDMNKYNMRKYDAQVLKDSLDRYYANSNLIILGDYNDDVSKSVISPNPSSYKMFVDDQTNYNALTLEISKAGAYSYLSSGGFLDHIMISNELNDQYIANSTAVYDPRNDINNYTNTTSDHGPVIARFELKASNLSTIDFETKNGYAVHAYPNPTTDVVNVVVKTNTDKKLKLKFYDVSGHLLGNPVDINATQDASTTAVPVSYLQTGIYFYTLTENNKVVYKGKIIKK; encoded by the coding sequence ATGAAAAAACTTTACCTTTCTCGCCAGCTTCTGGCTTTTTTATGTTTTTTTGGTTGTTGTTCGCTAAGTCTTGTTGCGCAGACAATGCCGGCAGCTCAGACCTTGCCTTACACACAAAATTTTGATGCTTTAGTTGCCGGCTCAACAGCATACCCGGCAGGATTTCAGGGATGGTCAGCTGCCTCTACTCAGAATACAGGAGTATACAATACTACCTTAGTTGGTGACAAAAATTTAACAGCAAACGGTACAGCGGCTGTCAATGGCGGAAACATCTACAATTACAATGGCAAAATAGGTTTCTTAAATACAACTTCCGTTGATTTAACAATAGGATTTGCATTTTCGAGTCTTAATAATAAAGCTATAAAAGTGGAGTACGACGCGATGATAATTCGTAATGTTTTTGACGGTACAACTAACAATCGTCTTCAGGAACTGGCTTTGCAATATCGAGTTGGAACTACTGGTGCTTTTGTTACTGTATCCTCATCCTCTCAAGTTTATTCTAATAGCAGTACGACACAGCAGACTTCAGCTGTTACAACTCCTTTGGATAATAAAACAACAAGAATTATAGTAACCTTGCCTTCAGATTGTGATAATCAGGCGATAGTTCAGATAAGATGGATTGCAAGATTGAAGTCAGGTTCAACAGGATCGCGTCAGTCTTTTGCGATTGATAATATTGATGTCAGAAGTGATATTGTTGCGCCTATAAATGGGGTGGGGTATCCTAAGACAGATACTGTTTTGTCAGACAGTTTTAATTTTTTAAATCAATTAAATGAAACAGGGAAAACTTATTTTGTTTTATTGCCTTCAGGAAGTGCTGAACCGACAGCCGCTCAGATAAAATTGGGTCTTGATGCCAACGGAACTGCTGCTTTGCAGTCTGGTATTTTAGATGTTACAGATGCTTCTCAGGTATATACAAAAAGTTTTACCGGCTTGACAAGTAATACTTCTTATTCGGTTTACTCTGTTTCAGAGGATACTGCAGGGAACATTCAGGCGACAGTAAATAAAATAGATGTAACCACTTCAAATGTTGTAGTTCCTGTTTTATCCACTTCAAGCAGTACACTTGATTTAGGATTTTCGGAGTCAAATTTTGACTCCGATAATTTTAGTTATCAAATTCAGGGAACCAATATCTCGACTCCGGTTACAGTAACAGCTACTGGAAAATTTACCATTTCAAAAGACGGAACTACATTTGGCACTTCGGTTTCTTACCCTGCGGTTGATTTTGCTTCCGGAGCTACACCAACGGTTTATGTGAGGTTTACACCGGATGCTATTGGAAGTTTTTCAGGACAAATAACACATGACGCGACCGGAGCCACAACTAAAACAGTGACGCTTACAGGAGTAGGAATTGATCCGTACCAACAAGGTTTTAACGATGCAAATGTTTTAAGCAATAGCGGGTGGACGCAATACAATGTTGCCGGTACTGCAAATAAATGGACTTCAACGACTGTGGCGAGAAACATAAATTCGGGAACAGGAGCGGTAATCATGAATGGCTATTCCGATAGCGGAGCTAGTAAAGACTGGCTGATTTCTCCAAAATTGCGTTTAGATAATACTGCTAAATTTGATAAAGCAATTTTACTTTCTTTTTACTCCCGTAAATTTTATGCGGGTACTGATCTGAAATTAATGGTTTCTACCGATTATGATGGAAAAAGTAATCCTGAAAATGCAACCTGGACCGTAATTGACGGTAAATTTCCGACTATAACAGGAACCTATACACAATCGCAATACATTAAATTAGACAGTTACAAAACAAGTCATACTTATCTGGCCTGGGTGTATGAAACTACAGCCGGAGGAGCAAACAATGCTGCAGAATGGTCATTTGATGATTTTGCTATCACCAATGCAACGGGTTATATAGATGCAAATCCTGTTTTAGATTTTGGAGATGTAAATGTAAATGGAGTTTCGGGAACTGAAGCTTTTTCACTTAAGGCCGAAGGCTATGGAGATATTACCGTTACTGCTCCCGCAGATTTTCAGTTGTCCTTAGACGGTACTTCGTTTCAATCGACTGTAGTAGTAAGTTCAGCTGATGCTGCAACAAACAAAAAGATTTATGCGAGGTTTGTACCATCTGTAAAAGCATTAACAATTTCAGGTGTGTTAACAGTTACAGGAACTGCTTTAAACAAGCAAATTGGTTCGTTTACCGGTTCTTCTATTCCAAAAGCAGATACGTTTGATATCGTAACCTATAATTTAGAGTTTTTTGGTACAGATGTAAAAGACAAGTCTAATAAAGAATTTGGTCCTATTGATGATGCTTTGCAAATTGAGAATGTGGCTAAAGTAATGAACAAATTAAATGCCGATGTTTATGTAGTTCAGGAGGTTTCTGATGAGCCGGCTTTAGATGCTTTAGTGCAAAAAATTAGCGTTAACGGGAAAACGTTCGACAAAGTAATTTCACCTTCATGGTCCTATTCGTTTAATCCCGCAGATCCAAATTTTCCACCTCAGAAATTGGTAGTGATTTATAATACACAGACAGCAACGGTAAAAAATACCAAAGTGATGTTTAAAGATTTATACGATCAACTACGTGCTAAAACGGTTACACTAAACAATTATCCAAGTCCTGATGGTGATAATGGAGATTTTTTCTCATCAGGTCGTTTGCCTTACATGGTACAAATTGAAACAAACATTGGTGGTGTAAAAAAGCTGCTTAATTTAGTAGATCTTCACGCACGTGCCAACAGCGGATCTGATATGAATAAATACAATATGCGTAAATACGATGCGCAAGTATTGAAAGACAGTTTGGATCGTTACTATGCCAACTCTAATCTGATTATTTTGGGAGACTATAACGATGATGTAAGTAAATCAGTTATTAGTCCAAATCCTTCTTCTTATAAGATGTTTGTTGACGATCAGACCAATTATAATGCGCTTACTTTAGAAATCAGTAAAGCAGGAGCCTACAGTTATTTAAGCTCAGGCGGATTTTTAGATCATATTATGATTTCAAATGAATTAAATGACCAGTACATTGCAAATTCAACTGCCGTTTATGATCCGCGTAATGATATTAACAATTATACGAATACCACTTCAGATCACGGTCCGGTAATTGCCCGTTTTGAATTGAAAGCGTCGAATCTGTCGACTATCGATTTTGAGACCAAAAACGGTTATGCGGTTCACGCTTATCCGAATCCAACTACTGATGTGGTGAATGTGGTTGTAAAAACGAATACAGATAAAAAACTAAAGTTGAAATTCTACGATGTTTCAGGTCATTTACTGGGAAATCCGGTTGACATTAATGCTACACAGGATGCAAGTACTACGGCTGTTCCGGTAAGTTATTTGCAAACGGGGATTTACTTTTATACCCTAACTGAGAACAATAAAGTAGTTTATAAAGGGAAGATTATTAAAAAGTAA
- a CDS encoding ABC transporter ATP-binding protein: MTTILKTKDLDIGYKSKKGTVTIAENLNLNLSSGKLISLIGANGIGKSTLLRTITGIQQPLKGHVFLNEKNISAYKPLELAQNLSLVLTEKLPPSNLSVFELVALGRQPYTNWIGTLSQTDIEKVQEALELTQIEHLARKKHFEISDGQLQKVLIARALAQDTPLIILDEPTTHLDLLHKVSLFKLLKKLTEETQKCILFSTHDIDLAIQLSDEMIIMTPEMVVQDAPCNLISKGSFATLFKDEHIIFDAEKGKFVIT; encoded by the coding sequence ATGACTACTATTTTAAAAACAAAAGATCTCGATATCGGCTACAAGTCCAAGAAAGGAACTGTAACCATTGCCGAAAATTTAAATTTGAATTTAAGTTCGGGAAAACTCATCTCGTTAATTGGTGCAAACGGAATTGGGAAATCGACTTTGCTTCGCACGATTACCGGAATTCAACAGCCGTTAAAAGGACATGTTTTTCTAAATGAAAAAAATATAAGTGCCTATAAGCCTTTGGAATTGGCTCAAAATTTAAGCTTAGTTTTAACCGAAAAGCTACCGCCAAGTAATTTGTCTGTTTTCGAATTAGTAGCTTTAGGACGTCAGCCTTACACTAATTGGATTGGTACTTTAAGTCAGACTGATATCGAGAAAGTTCAGGAAGCTTTAGAGTTGACTCAAATCGAGCATCTGGCTCGGAAAAAACATTTCGAAATTAGTGACGGACAATTACAGAAGGTTTTAATTGCGCGAGCTTTGGCACAGGATACTCCGTTGATTATTCTGGACGAGCCGACAACACATCTTGATTTACTGCACAAAGTTTCGCTGTTCAAACTCCTCAAAAAACTAACAGAGGAAACTCAGAAATGTATTTTATTTTCGACTCATGATATCGATCTGGCAATTCAGTTGAGTGACGAAATGATTATCATGACTCCTGAAATGGTAGTACAGGATGCACCATGCAATTTAATTTCAAAAGGGAGTTTTGCAACGCTATTCAAAGACGAGCATATTATTTTTGATGCCGAAAAAGGAAAGTTCGTAATTACGTAG
- the cobU gene encoding bifunctional adenosylcobinamide kinase/adenosylcobinamide-phosphate guanylyltransferase — MIYLITGGERSGKSSYAQNLALQLSDTPIYVATARKWDSDFQNRIDRHQQERDERWTNIEKEKYLSEIDFSGKVALIDCVTLWLTNFFVDHKNDVTLSLEEAKKEFLSISQQENTTLIIVTNEIGMGVHAETHIGRKFTELQGWMNQFLASQADEVVLMVSGIPVKIKG, encoded by the coding sequence ATGATCTACCTAATTACCGGAGGCGAACGATCAGGAAAGAGCAGTTACGCTCAAAATCTGGCCTTACAACTTTCAGATACACCTATATATGTAGCGACAGCCCGAAAATGGGACTCTGATTTTCAAAACAGAATCGACAGACACCAACAGGAACGTGACGAACGCTGGACCAATATTGAAAAAGAAAAATACTTAAGCGAAATTGATTTTTCCGGAAAAGTGGCTTTAATCGATTGCGTTACCCTCTGGCTGACCAACTTTTTTGTCGACCATAAAAATGACGTTACTTTAAGTTTAGAGGAAGCAAAAAAAGAGTTCCTATCCATATCGCAACAGGAAAATACTACTCTGATTATTGTCACCAATGAAATCGGAATGGGTGTCCATGCCGAAACTCATATTGGCAGAAAATTTACAGAATTACAGGGCTGGATGAATCAGTTTTTAGCCTCACAAGCAGATGAAGTGGTTCTCATGGTTTCCGGAATTCCGGTTAAGATAAAAGGATAG
- a CDS encoding tRNA (cytidine(34)-2'-O)-methyltransferase — MLNIVLVEPEIPNNTGNIGRLCVGTESRLHLIHPFGFVINDKNLKRSGLDYWVHLDVTEYQNIEEWIQQIPDQSRVFLMSSHAEKSYLETDFQDGDWLVFGKESVGLSKEVLARFENHLTIPMSKLIRSFNIANSVAFVVGEAKRQIGLKNS; from the coding sequence ATGCTAAACATAGTTCTTGTAGAGCCTGAAATCCCTAATAACACCGGAAACATTGGACGTTTGTGTGTGGGTACAGAAAGCAGATTACATTTAATTCACCCTTTCGGATTTGTAATTAACGATAAAAACCTGAAGCGTTCGGGACTGGATTACTGGGTACATCTTGACGTTACCGAATACCAAAATATAGAAGAATGGATTCAGCAGATTCCGGATCAGTCACGTGTTTTTCTGATGAGTTCCCATGCCGAAAAATCATATCTCGAAACCGATTTTCAGGATGGAGACTGGCTGGTATTTGGTAAAGAAAGTGTAGGTTTAAGTAAAGAAGTTCTGGCACGTTTTGAGAATCACCTAACCATTCCCATGTCAAAATTAATCCGAAGCTTTAATATTGCCAATTCTGTGGCTTTTGTGGTGGGAGAAGCAAAAAGACAAATCGGACTAAAAAATAGCTAA
- a CDS encoding ABC transporter substrate-binding protein produces the protein MRHLLPKMIFVLPFFLLIGCKKKESSEIVKTETEKNSIEYASGLSIIKHEGYSVVTVSDPWPDAHTKFTYVLKEKEAKVPDSLQKYTTIKVPLESIVVTSTTNIPFLEMLEVENKLVGFPHTDYISSEKTRVLIDKGTVKNVGQNEKLNIEQLIELSPDLIVTFGVDNNNAMLDNLKKSGLNVLIQADWMEQSPLGKAEWIKLYGALFGKEEQAKELFDKIVLSYDQAKKLVAGKRATSSVLYGSMYEDIWYVAKGNSWVAQFMKDAQANYLWADLKGTGSEGLSFEKVLVKAKTANFWIASGSFKSLDEFGKINPHYAEFDAFKSKNVYTFEGKVGATGGTVYYELAPSRPDLVLKDYIKIFHPELLPSYEFTFASKLN, from the coding sequence ATGAGACATTTACTGCCAAAAATGATTTTTGTTTTACCTTTTTTTCTTCTAATCGGATGCAAAAAAAAGGAATCTTCGGAGATTGTAAAAACAGAAACTGAAAAAAATAGTATCGAATATGCATCGGGACTTTCGATTATAAAGCACGAAGGATATTCGGTAGTAACTGTTTCAGATCCCTGGCCGGATGCCCATACAAAGTTTACTTATGTACTGAAAGAGAAAGAAGCGAAAGTACCGGACAGTTTACAAAAGTATACCACTATCAAAGTTCCTTTGGAGTCAATCGTGGTGACCTCAACTACTAACATTCCGTTTTTGGAAATGTTGGAAGTAGAAAATAAATTGGTCGGTTTTCCGCATACCGATTACATTTCCTCAGAAAAAACCAGAGTATTAATAGACAAAGGTACCGTTAAAAATGTGGGGCAAAATGAAAAATTAAATATCGAGCAGTTGATAGAGCTTTCTCCGGATTTAATAGTGACTTTTGGAGTAGACAATAACAATGCGATGCTTGATAATTTGAAAAAAAGCGGTCTAAATGTTTTGATTCAGGCCGACTGGATGGAGCAATCTCCTCTTGGAAAAGCAGAGTGGATCAAACTTTATGGTGCTTTATTTGGAAAAGAAGAGCAGGCGAAAGAGTTGTTTGATAAAATTGTTTTGAGTTATGACCAGGCTAAAAAATTAGTAGCGGGCAAACGGGCAACTTCAAGTGTTTTATACGGTTCTATGTACGAAGATATCTGGTATGTGGCCAAAGGGAACAGCTGGGTGGCGCAGTTTATGAAAGATGCTCAGGCGAATTATTTATGGGCCGATTTGAAAGGTACAGGAAGCGAAGGCTTGTCTTTTGAAAAAGTTTTAGTGAAAGCCAAAACAGCCAATTTTTGGATTGCTTCAGGTTCTTTTAAGAGTTTAGATGAATTTGGAAAAATTAACCCGCATTATGCTGAGTTTGATGCTTTCAAATCTAAAAATGTGTATACTTTTGAAGGTAAGGTTGGCGCGACCGGTGGAACAGTTTATTATGAGCTGGCACCAAGCCGTCCTGATTTAGTACTGAAAGATTATATCAAGATTTTTCACCCGGAGTTACTGCCAAGTTACGAATTCACTTTTGCCTCTAAATTAAACTAA
- a CDS encoding pseudouridine synthase → MHHHFILFKPYGYLSQFIYELKRKKKLLGELYHFPEGTMAIGRLDEDSEGLLLLTTDGMVSELVRSKKVDKEYYVQVDGIITPEAIEALQKGVEIGFDGGKYKTRPCTAFIVTEIPDFGPRAKKIRDERHGPTSWASITIREGKFRQVRKMTAAVGFPTLRLVRVRIGNVSLQNLKAGEVLEVTDFNLDNGVI, encoded by the coding sequence ATGCATCATCATTTCATTCTTTTTAAACCTTACGGCTATCTAAGTCAGTTTATTTATGAATTGAAGAGAAAGAAAAAGCTTTTAGGTGAATTATACCATTTCCCTGAAGGTACTATGGCCATCGGAAGACTAGACGAAGATTCTGAAGGTTTACTATTATTGACGACAGACGGTATGGTAAGCGAACTGGTAAGAAGCAAAAAAGTAGACAAAGAATATTATGTTCAGGTCGACGGAATCATCACTCCAGAAGCAATCGAGGCCTTACAAAAAGGCGTTGAAATAGGTTTTGATGGCGGTAAATACAAAACCAGACCCTGCACTGCTTTTATCGTTACTGAAATTCCTGACTTTGGTCCAAGAGCCAAAAAAATCAGAGATGAACGTCATGGCCCAACTTCCTGGGCTTCGATTACGATAAGAGAAGGAAAATTTCGTCAGGTTCGAAAAATGACCGCGGCGGTTGGGTTTCCAACTTTAAGACTGGTTCGTGTTCGCATAGGAAATGTATCTTTGCAAAACTTAAAAGCTGGAGAAGTACTGGAAGTGACTGATTTTAACTTAGATAATGGGGTAATTTGA